From the genome of Hyperolius riggenbachi isolate aHypRig1 chromosome 9, aHypRig1.pri, whole genome shotgun sequence, one region includes:
- the LOC137532426 gene encoding E3 ubiquitin/ISG15 ligase TRIM25-like: MASADVTAELRCSICMEIYRDPVTLPCGHNFCRGCITQAWDHQKHLQEYKCPECQKIYSKRPELVRNTTLHNICEAFQATETDQEQTGIFCNYCDFPVPATRSCLQCETSLCDHHLRKHDRSGEHTLLPPTTDLGKRKCSVHKKILEYYCTEDAVCVCASCSAIGGHVGHKMLSLDEASEEKKKSLRNDLQTLMAETEEAEKRDQSLKERKKKSQFSDKHSYDDSIRQLEIKKEELSRNTRHIEELCHMTDPLTVLQESHKGDLCDTEDRHDGVTGGLSGQPADILLDVNTASNDLHISDDRKTASESPEQNRPETPERFQCAQVLSIQSFSSGPNYWEVDIGQFNLWIVRMCYPSIARGGLQSGIGYNNKSWCLCRKNDQYSVMHDWEEIWLPDGIPSDRVRIYLDYEAGQISFYALCDPIRHLHTFTATFTEPLHACLYSREEVLCSGPL; encoded by the exons ATGGCGTCTGCTGATGTGACTGCTGAGCTCCGCTGCTCCATCTGTATGGAGATCTATAGAGATCCTGTGACCTTGCCGTGTGGCCACAACTTCTGCCGGGGCTGCATCACACAAGCCTGGGACCATCAGAAGCATCTACAGGAATATAAATGTCCTGAATGTCAGAAGATCTACAGTAAGAGGCCTGAGCTGGTGAGGAACACAACATTACATAATATCTGTGAGGCTTTTCAGGCTACAGAGACAGATCAGGAGCAGACCGGGATCTTCTGTAATTACTGTGACTTTCCTGTTCCTGCTACTAGATCCTGTCTGCAGTGTGAGACCTCCTTGTGTGATCATCACCTGAGGAAACATGACAGGTCAGGGGAACACACTTTACTGCCTCCCACCACTGACCTGGGGAAGaggaaatgctccgtccataagaagatcctggagtattactgcactgaggatgctgtctgtgtctgtgcatcCTGTTCTGCAATTGGGGGACATGTAGGACATAAAATGTTGTCATTAGATGAGGCCtctgaggagaagaagaagagcctgagaaatgatctgcagacactgatggcagagacagaggaggctgAGAAAAGAGACCAGAGTCTGAAGGAGCGCAAGAAAAAATCGCAGTTTAGTGACAAACATTCCTATGATGACAGCATCAGGCAGCTGGAGATAAAGAAGGAGGAGCTGTCCAGAAATAcgcgtcacattgaggagctgtgtcacatgactgatccactgactgtcttacaggaatcacacaaaggtgacttgtgtgacacggaggacagacATGATGGGGTAACTGGGGGGCTCTCTGGACAGCctgcagacatattactggatgtaaacacagctaGTAATGATCTACATATATCAGATGACAGGAAAACTGCATCTGAGTCACCAGAGCAGAACCGCCCAGAAACACCAGAGAGATTTCAGTGTGCTCAGGTATTGAGCATCcagagtttctcctcagggccaaattactgggaagtggatatTGGGCAATTTAATTTATGGATAGTCaggatgtgttaccccagtatagccaggggaGGACTGCAGTCAGGGATTGGATATAATAACAAGTCCTGGTGTTTGTGCAGGAAGAATGATCAGTACTCAGTGATGCATGACTGGGAAGAGATCTGGTTACCTGATGGGATTCCCAGTGATAGAGTCaggatatatctggattatgaggccgggcagatctccttttatgccctgtgtgaccccatcagacacctccacaccttcactgccaccttcactgagcccctccatgcttgTTTATAC agcagagaggaagttctgtgttcaggtccgctgtaa